In Xanthomonas sp. SI, the following are encoded in one genomic region:
- the metF gene encoding methylenetetrahydrofolate reductase [NAD(P)H] codes for MTAISFEFYPPKTDEQRAQLDRTAARLKTYAPEYVSCTFGAGGSTLSYTSETVRHLKQHHGFEAAPHLSCVGGSREEIRELLKLYRAIGCRRLVALRGDLPSGMGHPGDLRYAADLIAFIRAEHGDAFHLEVGAYPETHPQASDALSDLRHFKTKVDAGADGAITQYFYNADAYFHFVDAVRKLGVQIPIVPGIMPISNFSQLRRFSEQCGAEIPRWIGKRMQALGDDADAIREFGADLVAALCERLLAGGAPSLHFYTLNLAKPTVGVLSRLA; via the coding sequence ATGACCGCCATCAGTTTCGAGTTCTACCCGCCCAAGACCGACGAACAGCGTGCGCAGCTGGACCGCACCGCCGCGCGCCTGAAGACCTACGCACCGGAGTACGTGTCGTGCACCTTCGGCGCTGGCGGCTCGACGCTGAGCTACACCTCCGAGACGGTGCGCCACCTGAAGCAGCACCACGGCTTCGAGGCGGCGCCGCACCTGTCCTGCGTCGGCGGCAGCCGCGAAGAGATCCGCGAGCTACTCAAGCTGTACCGTGCGATCGGCTGCCGGCGCCTGGTCGCGCTGCGCGGCGATCTGCCATCGGGCATGGGCCATCCCGGCGACCTGCGCTACGCCGCGGACCTGATCGCCTTCATCCGCGCCGAGCATGGCGACGCCTTCCATCTGGAGGTCGGCGCGTATCCGGAGACGCATCCGCAGGCCAGCGACGCGCTGAGCGACCTGCGCCATTTCAAGACCAAGGTCGACGCCGGCGCCGATGGCGCGATCACCCAGTACTTCTACAACGCCGACGCGTATTTCCATTTCGTCGATGCGGTGCGCAAGCTCGGCGTGCAGATCCCGATCGTGCCGGGGATCATGCCGATCTCCAATTTCAGCCAGCTACGGCGTTTCTCCGAGCAATGCGGCGCGGAGATCCCGCGCTGGATCGGCAAGCGCATGCAGGCCCTGGGCGACGATGCCGACGCGATCCGCGAGTTCGGCGCCGACCTGGTCGCAGCACTGTGCGAACGCCTGCTCGCCGGCGGCGCGCCGTCGCTGCACTTCTACACGCTCAATCTGGCCAAGCCCACCGTCGGCGTGCTGTCGCGCCTGGCGTGA
- a CDS encoding alpha-amylase family protein, translating to MRDLPAAPIVPPRPHRWRLFLVGLLLALVTASAQADVILHAFNWPYATVEARAAQIAAAGYRKVMVAPAYRSQGSAWWARYQPQDMRVIDNPLGDTEDFASMVQALADVGVETYADVVLNHMANEAATRSDLNYPGSAVLSQYAADPSRYAALRLFGDLSVNVLSGGDFSPAQCITDYSDAYQVRTYRICGGGSDPGLPDLVGNDWVVQQERNYLQALKALGVTGFRIDAAKHMTFDHLNRVLDSGIRSGVHVFGEVITGGGAGNADYDQFLAPYLQATPHAAYDFPLFNSIRNAFAYGGSMDLLVDPGAYGQALPGERAVTFAITHDIPNNAGFRYAILDPVDETLAYAYLLGRNGGVPMVYSDNNESGDNRWVDAYQRDDLKRMIGFHNAAQGSDMQVLSHDACHLLFRRGDLGIVGINKCGTAVSATVAMSGSVLRWNVDYSDALGSGSVVRISSSSYTFSLPPRQARMWKR from the coding sequence ATGCGCGACCTGCCCGCCGCTCCGATCGTCCCACCGCGCCCGCACCGCTGGCGCCTGTTCCTCGTCGGCCTGCTGCTGGCCCTGGTCACCGCCAGCGCTCAGGCCGATGTCATCCTGCACGCGTTCAACTGGCCCTACGCCACCGTGGAAGCGCGCGCGGCGCAGATCGCCGCCGCCGGCTATCGCAAGGTGATGGTGGCGCCGGCGTATCGCTCGCAGGGCAGCGCCTGGTGGGCGCGCTACCAGCCGCAGGACATGCGCGTGATCGACAATCCGCTCGGCGACACCGAGGACTTCGCCAGCATGGTGCAGGCGCTGGCCGATGTCGGCGTGGAAACCTATGCCGACGTGGTGCTCAACCACATGGCCAACGAAGCGGCGACGCGTTCTGACCTGAACTATCCGGGCAGCGCAGTGCTATCGCAGTACGCCGCCGATCCGTCGCGTTACGCAGCGCTGCGGCTGTTCGGCGACCTGTCGGTGAATGTCCTCAGTGGCGGCGATTTCAGCCCGGCGCAATGCATCACCGACTACAGCGACGCCTACCAGGTCCGCACCTATCGCATCTGCGGCGGCGGCAGCGATCCGGGCCTGCCCGACCTGGTCGGCAACGACTGGGTGGTGCAGCAGGAACGCAACTATCTGCAGGCATTGAAGGCGCTGGGCGTCACCGGCTTCCGCATCGACGCGGCCAAGCACATGACCTTCGACCACCTCAACCGCGTGCTGGATTCGGGCATCCGTTCCGGCGTGCACGTGTTCGGCGAGGTCATCACCGGCGGCGGCGCCGGCAATGCCGACTACGACCAGTTCCTGGCGCCCTACCTGCAGGCGACGCCGCATGCGGCCTACGACTTCCCGCTGTTCAACTCGATCCGCAACGCCTTCGCCTACGGCGGCAGCATGGACCTGCTGGTCGATCCGGGCGCCTACGGCCAGGCCTTGCCGGGCGAGCGCGCGGTGACCTTCGCGATTACCCACGACATCCCGAACAACGCCGGCTTCCGCTACGCGATCCTCGACCCGGTCGACGAGACCCTGGCCTACGCCTATCTGCTCGGCCGCAACGGCGGCGTGCCGATGGTGTATTCGGACAACAACGAGAGCGGCGACAACCGCTGGGTGGACGCCTATCAGCGCGACGACCTCAAGCGCATGATCGGTTTCCACAACGCCGCGCAGGGCAGCGACATGCAGGTGCTGTCGCACGACGCTTGCCACCTGCTGTTCCGCCGCGGCGACCTGGGCATCGTCGGCATCAACAAGTGCGGCACCGCGGTCAGCGCCACGGTGGCGATGAGCGGCAGCGTGCTGCGCTGGAACGTGGACTACAGCGACGCGCTCGGCTCGGGCAGCGTGGTGCGCATTTCCAGCAGCAGCTACACCTTCAGCCTGCCGCCGCGGCAGGCGCGGATGTGGAAGCGCTGA
- a CDS encoding M14 family metallocarboxypeptidase, whose product MTLDAFYPIGTPGTPWGPAEKAAWLSRQRRQRSYQADVVAAIERLSERWDVVEYGVLAYAEDRYPLLALRSRGWDDTLPCMLVTGGVHGYETSGVHGALQFAEGHADEYAGRANLLVAPCVSAWAYERIHRWNADAIDPNRSFRDGSPAQESAALLRLVAPLRGRIAMHIDLHETTDSDESEFRPALAARDGVAYEPDGIPDGFYLVDDSENPQPAFQQAVIAAVEQVTHIAPADAEGKIIGSPVVAHGVIRYPMKKLGLCAGISDARYTTTTEVYPDSPSATPEQCNAAQVAAVRAAIDYALAHP is encoded by the coding sequence ATGACACTCGATGCCTTCTATCCCATCGGTACGCCCGGCACGCCATGGGGGCCGGCGGAAAAAGCGGCCTGGCTCTCGCGGCAGCGCCGGCAGCGCAGCTACCAGGCGGACGTCGTGGCGGCGATCGAGCGCCTGAGTGAGCGTTGGGATGTCGTCGAATACGGCGTGCTGGCGTATGCCGAAGACCGTTATCCGCTGCTGGCGCTGCGTAGCCGCGGATGGGACGACACGCTGCCGTGCATGCTGGTGACTGGTGGCGTGCATGGCTACGAAACCAGCGGCGTGCATGGCGCGCTGCAGTTCGCCGAAGGCCACGCGGACGAGTACGCCGGGCGTGCCAACCTGCTGGTGGCGCCGTGCGTGAGTGCATGGGCCTACGAACGGATCCATCGCTGGAACGCGGACGCGATCGATCCGAACCGGTCGTTCCGCGACGGCAGCCCGGCGCAGGAATCGGCGGCGCTGCTGCGGCTGGTCGCGCCGCTGCGTGGGCGGATTGCGATGCACATCGACCTGCACGAGACCACCGACAGCGACGAGTCCGAATTCCGGCCGGCGCTGGCCGCGCGCGACGGTGTCGCCTACGAGCCCGATGGCATTCCGGACGGTTTCTACCTGGTCGACGACAGCGAGAACCCGCAGCCGGCGTTCCAGCAGGCGGTGATCGCGGCAGTGGAGCAGGTGACGCATATCGCGCCGGCCGATGCCGAGGGCAAGATCATCGGCTCGCCGGTGGTGGCGCATGGCGTCATCCGCTATCCGATGAAGAAGCTGGGGTTGTGCGCGGGCATCAGCGACGCGCGCTACACCACGACCACCGAGGTCTACCCCGACAGTCCCAGCGCCACGCCCGAGCAGTGCAATGCCGCACAGGTGGCGGCGGTTCGTGCGGCGATCGACTACGCGTTGGCGCATCCGTAG
- a CDS encoding DUF3228 family protein, producing MSIVLTPFARTRLFPRDARRNAIQDCTPEQFERQLNDATPLRVLDGYAPFCKLHVHPNWTSTRCLTVPITEANRHLLRSGYEARSREELPVLVRWFEGVEPAVAAYLLPILYSREQLAREGAPIEAEWGVVGCLYTAEPQEIPMAPITMLRNALGVGEGGSGVALDREAYRRSVAFWERNANWRP from the coding sequence ATGTCCATCGTCCTCACCCCCTTCGCCCGCACCCGCCTGTTCCCGCGCGACGCGCGCCGCAACGCGATCCAGGACTGCACGCCGGAACAGTTCGAGCGCCAGCTCAACGACGCCACGCCACTGCGGGTGCTGGACGGCTACGCGCCGTTCTGCAAGTTGCACGTGCATCCCAACTGGACGTCCACCCGCTGCCTGACGGTGCCGATCACCGAGGCCAATCGCCACCTGCTGCGTTCCGGCTACGAAGCGCGCAGCAGGGAGGAACTGCCGGTGCTGGTGCGCTGGTTCGAAGGCGTCGAGCCGGCGGTCGCCGCGTACCTGCTGCCGATCCTCTACAGCCGCGAGCAATTGGCGCGCGAGGGCGCACCGATCGAGGCCGAGTGGGGCGTGGTCGGTTGCCTCTATACCGCCGAGCCGCAGGAGATCCCGATGGCGCCGATCACCATGCTGCGCAATGCGCTGGGAGTGGGGGAGGGCGGCTCGGGCGTGGCGCTGGACCGCGAGGCGTACCGGCGCAGCGTGGCGTTCTGGGAGCGCAACGCGAACTGGCGGCCGTAG
- a CDS encoding NPCBM/NEW2 domain-containing protein, giving the protein MKRPLLAALLCTIAVAASAAQRHDALQPSGRFSVYGHGAAATPPMGWNPWNAFRTDVDQARILSVVDAIQRRGLQQAGYRYINIDDGWWLQRRASGEIAIRTSMFPIASTGDGGTSFRAWTDGLHARGFKAGLYTDAGRNACSQAFDRTSPNLPVGSVAEREIGLQGFEASDLKTMFQNWGFDYLKVDACGLADFAADSVPVRESGQRALRPLIVRGDAVRSDRDAVETHYARIGRLLAALNPDNDYVLSICPWGEAGVRDWGGSYGHLWRTSPDIEPTWDSMLHNFDSASRRELYAGPGRWNDPDMLAVGLGAFDAAHLTEARTHFSLWAMLSAPLLLGFDLTRAPDPLIELLRNPEVIAINQDAAGNQATLVVDAAPVQVLVKPLSARGERAVLLFNRGDTAAVAQVDARQMKLAAGTPLAVRDLWRRRDLPSRQGPLRYALAPHAAMLLKVKGAPVEADATLLSEMTGRIHVAADGLPTYATALDAASGTPRADVTPYGQPLRIAGNAYAYGIGAHADSRLEILTRGEFSKFSTSLGLQESDARGTGITVFRVYGDARLLYESAPMRSGDAAVAVELPIGKVGVLELVATTDAVPAGALPPLVVWANPLLH; this is encoded by the coding sequence ATGAAACGCCCGCTGCTGGCCGCCCTGCTCTGCACGATCGCCGTCGCCGCGAGCGCGGCGCAGCGCCACGACGCCCTGCAACCCAGCGGCCGTTTCAGCGTGTACGGGCACGGCGCGGCCGCTACTCCGCCGATGGGCTGGAATCCGTGGAACGCCTTCCGCACCGACGTCGACCAGGCGCGGATCTTGTCGGTGGTCGATGCCATCCAGCGCCGCGGCCTGCAGCAGGCTGGCTACCGCTATATCAACATCGACGACGGCTGGTGGTTGCAGCGCCGCGCCAGCGGCGAGATCGCCATCCGCACCTCCATGTTTCCCATCGCCAGCACCGGCGACGGCGGCACCAGCTTCCGTGCCTGGACCGATGGATTGCATGCCCGCGGCTTCAAGGCCGGCCTGTACACCGACGCCGGACGCAACGCCTGCTCGCAGGCGTTCGACCGCACCAGCCCCAACCTGCCGGTGGGCAGCGTGGCCGAGCGCGAGATCGGCTTGCAGGGCTTCGAAGCCTCGGACCTGAAGACCATGTTCCAGAACTGGGGCTTCGACTACCTGAAGGTGGACGCCTGCGGCCTGGCCGACTTCGCCGCCGACAGCGTGCCGGTGCGCGAATCCGGCCAGCGCGCGTTGCGCCCGCTGATCGTGCGCGGCGACGCCGTGCGCAGCGACCGCGATGCGGTGGAAACGCACTACGCGCGCATCGGCCGGCTGCTGGCCGCGTTGAATCCCGACAACGACTACGTGCTGTCGATCTGCCCCTGGGGCGAGGCCGGCGTGCGCGACTGGGGCGGCAGCTACGGCCACCTGTGGCGCACCAGCCCGGACATCGAGCCGACCTGGGACAGCATGCTGCACAACTTCGATTCGGCCTCGCGGCGCGAACTGTACGCCGGCCCGGGCCGCTGGAACGATCCGGACATGCTGGCGGTCGGCCTGGGCGCGTTCGACGCCGCGCACCTGACCGAAGCGCGCACCCATTTCTCGCTGTGGGCGATGCTGTCCGCACCGCTGCTGCTGGGGTTCGACCTGACCCGCGCACCGGATCCGCTGATCGAACTGCTGCGCAACCCCGAGGTGATCGCGATCAACCAGGATGCGGCCGGCAACCAGGCCACGCTGGTAGTCGACGCTGCGCCGGTGCAGGTGCTGGTCAAGCCGCTGTCGGCGCGCGGCGAACGCGCCGTGCTGCTGTTCAATCGCGGCGACACCGCGGCCGTGGCGCAGGTCGATGCGCGACAGATGAAGCTGGCCGCCGGCACGCCATTGGCGGTCCGCGATCTATGGCGCCGCCGCGACCTGCCGTCGCGCCAGGGCCCGCTGCGCTATGCCCTGGCGCCGCATGCCGCGATGCTGCTCAAGGTCAAGGGCGCGCCGGTGGAAGCGGACGCGACGCTGCTGAGCGAAATGACCGGGCGCATCCATGTCGCCGCCGACGGCCTGCCGACCTACGCCACCGCGCTGGACGCCGCCTCCGGCACGCCGCGCGCCGATGTCACGCCGTACGGCCAGCCGCTGAGGATCGCCGGCAACGCATACGCATACGGCATCGGCGCCCATGCCGATTCGCGGCTGGAGATCCTCACGCGCGGCGAGTTCTCCAAGTTCAGCACGTCGCTCGGGCTGCAGGAGAGCGACGCGCGCGGCACCGGCATCACCGTGTTCCGCGTCTACGGCGACGCCAGGCTCCTGTACGAAAGCGCGCCGATGCGCAGCGGCGATGCGGCAGTCGCCGTCGAACTGCCGATCGGCAAGGTCGGCGTGCTCGAGTTGGTCGCCACTACCGACGCAGTGCCGGCCGGCGCGTTGCCGCCGCTGGTGGTCTGGGCGAATCCCTTGCTGCACTGA
- a CDS encoding BadF/BadG/BcrA/BcrD ATPase family protein — protein sequence MSAALYLGVDGGGSKTRFAAIDASGALLAEAQLGATYHPQVGLDGVRATLADGIGQVLGQLQRAPADIAQAFFGLPAYGEDSRATAALQSIPAQVLGHDRYACDNDMVCGWAGSLACADGINIIAGTGSMGYGRRGAAAARCGGWGEAFSDEGSAYWIAMQGLNAFSRMSDGRLPRGPLHALLREHFQLGAHDLDICAHVYGEGVGSRGDLARLSPLVARAAQAGDAVATAIFERAGQELAAIAVALRGALGFAAGEPVPVSYSGGAFSAGELLMRPLRLALDAAARDFQLRAPLHAPHYGAALYARQLAAIPPR from the coding sequence ATGAGCGCAGCGCTCTACCTCGGCGTCGACGGCGGCGGCAGCAAGACCCGCTTCGCCGCGATCGACGCCAGCGGCGCGCTGCTGGCCGAGGCGCAGCTGGGCGCCACCTATCACCCGCAGGTGGGCCTGGACGGCGTGCGCGCCACCTTGGCGGACGGCATCGGCCAAGTCCTCGGCCAGTTGCAGCGCGCCCCGGCCGATATCGCGCAGGCCTTCTTCGGGCTGCCCGCCTATGGCGAGGACAGCCGCGCTACCGCCGCGCTGCAAAGCATTCCCGCGCAGGTGCTGGGCCACGACCGCTACGCCTGCGACAACGACATGGTGTGCGGCTGGGCCGGTTCGCTGGCCTGCGCCGACGGCATCAACATCATCGCCGGCACCGGCTCGATGGGATACGGCCGGCGCGGCGCCGCCGCCGCACGCTGCGGCGGCTGGGGCGAGGCGTTCTCCGACGAAGGCTCGGCCTACTGGATCGCGATGCAGGGCCTGAACGCGTTCTCGCGCATGAGCGACGGGCGCCTGCCGCGCGGTCCGCTGCATGCGCTGCTGCGCGAGCATTTCCAGCTGGGCGCGCACGACCTGGACATCTGCGCGCACGTCTACGGCGAAGGCGTCGGCAGTCGCGGCGACCTGGCCAGGCTGTCGCCGCTGGTCGCGCGCGCCGCGCAGGCGGGCGACGCGGTGGCCACGGCGATCTTCGAGCGTGCAGGCCAGGAACTGGCGGCGATCGCGGTGGCGCTGCGCGGCGCGCTCGGATTCGCAGCCGGCGAGCCGGTGCCGGTGTCGTATTCCGGTGGCGCGTTCAGCGCCGGCGAGCTGTTGATGCGCCCGCTGCGGCTGGCGCTGGACGCGGCCGCTCGCGATTTCCAACTGCGCGCGCCCTTGCACGCCCCGCACTACGGGGCCGCGCTCTACGCGCGGCAACTGGCCGCCATTCCACCCCGCTGA
- a CDS encoding SIS domain-containing protein encodes MTPPDALGIAESELDASGALWTAREIAQQPRMLERTHALVAELHAQLQAFAAPIADDPRARVILTGAGTSAYIGQCLAPLLDRVLAARVDAVPTTDIVCAPQLYLDPAQPLLLISFGRSGNSPESLAAVDLAEALVADVRHLVVTCNRDGALARAPVAKAMTLLLPQETHDVSFAMTSSFSCMMYATLAALLPAGALDARIGPIGRAVDAVLLHARPLLETLARGGFERVVYLGSGLLQGLAREATLKLGELSNGAVATCYDSPLGFRHGPKTFVNARTLVLVFVSNDPYTRRYDHDLLDELRRDGCAARIVEITAQPRPGLEADTLAVPGMHAAADADLLWPYIAAAQLFAFLTARAMGVTPDNPNPSGLVNRVVQGVRLYALDA; translated from the coding sequence ATGACCCCTCCTGATGCCCTCGGCATTGCCGAATCCGAACTGGATGCCAGCGGCGCGCTGTGGACCGCGCGCGAGATCGCGCAGCAGCCGCGCATGCTCGAACGCACCCATGCGCTGGTCGCCGAGCTGCACGCGCAGCTGCAGGCCTTCGCCGCACCGATCGCCGACGACCCGCGCGCGCGAGTGATCCTCACCGGCGCGGGCACCTCCGCCTACATCGGCCAGTGCCTGGCGCCGCTGCTGGACCGCGTGCTGGCCGCGCGCGTGGACGCGGTGCCCACCACCGACATCGTCTGCGCGCCGCAGCTGTACCTGGACCCGGCGCAGCCGCTGCTGCTGATCTCCTTCGGCCGCTCCGGCAACAGTCCCGAGAGCCTGGCCGCGGTGGACCTGGCCGAAGCGCTGGTCGCCGACGTGCGCCACCTGGTGGTGACCTGCAACCGCGACGGCGCGCTGGCGCGCGCGCCGGTGGCCAAGGCCATGACCCTGTTGCTGCCGCAGGAAACCCATGACGTCAGCTTCGCGATGACCTCCAGCTTCAGCTGCATGATGTACGCCACCCTGGCGGCGCTGCTGCCGGCCGGCGCGCTCGATGCCCGCATCGGCCCGATCGGTCGCGCCGTCGACGCGGTGCTGCTGCACGCGCGGCCGTTGCTGGAAACGCTCGCGCGCGGCGGCTTCGAGCGCGTGGTGTACCTGGGCAGCGGCCTGCTGCAGGGCCTGGCGCGCGAGGCCACGCTCAAGCTCGGCGAGCTCAGCAACGGCGCCGTGGCCACCTGCTACGACTCGCCGCTGGGGTTTCGCCACGGGCCGAAGACCTTCGTCAACGCGCGCACGCTGGTGCTGGTGTTCGTGTCCAACGACCCCTACACGCGTCGCTACGATCACGACCTGCTCGACGAACTGCGCCGCGACGGCTGCGCCGCCCGCATCGTCGAGATCACCGCGCAGCCGCGCCCGGGCCTGGAGGCGGACACGCTCGCGGTTCCCGGCATGCACGCGGCCGCGGACGCTGACCTGCTGTGGCCGTACATCGCCGCCGCGCAGCTGTTCGCGTTCCTGACCGCGCGCGCGATGGGCGTGACCCCGGACAATCCGAATCCGTCCGGGTTGGTCAATCGCGTCGTGCAGGGCGTGCGTCTGTACGCGTTGGACGCATGA